In Erigeron canadensis isolate Cc75 chromosome 1, C_canadensis_v1, whole genome shotgun sequence, a single window of DNA contains:
- the LOC122585383 gene encoding putative zinc finger protein At1g68190 encodes MDRYCEYCVNLRSVVYCKADAAYLCLPCDTKVHSANPLSKRHHRTLICDTCRRRPSYVRCYDHQKFMCRSCDLNQHNNDAPNSQHRRRVINSYMGSPSAQELGVLWGCDSNRLLDDTKNSGTAPPTKEIYGGMKACSVLQQLVELLRVQTIELDSSISSVIRCQEHQVENAPPDQLLLGGECLDDQQADMISLDSSCLSSFVQLDHLEFETDETDLPPGDSFWQCNSSVLSGQLWSQNMQDLGVCEEPSCFDDVNMPDIDLTFRNFEELFRIEQEPTSIDQDTSMATTSISKTESCTKKARRASPVVMFFSQSRGQSNGTVSIGSSISPSSGSMEHQEPLKLKEKNNVQTKDPKQGQSGLKKARSDPRKRSIKSQIWRFESHEPVTRSF; translated from the exons ATGGATAGGTATTGTGAATATTGTGTGAATTTAAGATCAGTCGTATACTGTAAAGCGGATGCAGCCTATCTTTGTCTTCCATGTGATACCAAGGTTCACTCTGCCAATCCTCTCTCAAAACGCCATCATCGTACCCTCATTTGTGACACTTGCAGACGTCGGCCATCCTATGTCCGTTGTTATGACCATCAAAAGTTCATGTGCCGCAGTTGTGACCTGAACCAACACAATAATGATGCTCCTAATTCTCAGCATAGAAGAAGAGTCATTAATAGTTACATGGGTAGCCCGTCGGCCCAAGAATTAGGGGTTTTGTGGGGTTGTGACTCGAATAGACTTCTTGATGATACTAAAAACAGCGGTACAGCTCCACCGACTAAG GAAATTTATGGGGGTATGAAAGCGTGTTCTGTACTTCAACAACTTGTTGAATTGTTAAGGGTTCAAACAATTGAGTTGGATAGTAGTATATCGTCTGTTATACGTTGCCAAGAACACCAAGTGGAAAATGCTCCACCTGATCAATTATTACTTGGTGGGGAATGTCTTGATGATCAGCAGGCCGACATGATCAGTCTGGATTCATCATGCTTGTCGTCGTTCGTGCAATTGGACCATTTAGAATTCGAAACCGATGAAACTGACCTCCCACCAGGAGACTCCTTTTGGCAATGCAACAGTTCGGTTCTGAGTGGCCAG CTATGGTCTCAAAATATGCAAGATCTTGGTGTATGTGAAGAACCGTCTTGCTTCGATGATGTAAACATGCCTGATATCGATCTCACATTCAGAAATTTTGAAGAACTCTTCCGAATCGAACAAGAACCAACAAGTATTGATCAG GATACTTCCATGGCAACCACTTCTATCAGCAAAACCGAATCATGTACAAAGAAAGCCCGGCGTGCTTCTCCAGTAGTCATGTTCTTCTCTCAGTCGAGAGGCCAAAGCAATGGTACAGTATCCATTGGCAGTAGCATTTCACCCTCAAGTGGTTCGATGGAGCATCAAGAGCCATTgaagttaaaagaaaagaataacgTTCAAAC GAAGGATCCGAAACAAGGCCAAAGTGGTTTGAAAAAGGCTCGATCAGACCCACGCAAAAGATCAATAAAATCTCAAATTTGGAGATTTGAAAGCCATGAACCTGTGACGAGAAGCTTTTGA
- the LOC122592239 gene encoding protein ALP1-like: MIECVVSYDLWIWHSFFGPVGSNNDVNVLQQSPLFQNERNGSAPDSSFSVNGHDYKRGYYLTDGIYPRWAAFVKAYPHPVEQDEKEFKRLQEAARKDVERAFGVLKGKWKILDRPLRLWTKEKIKKVVAACTILHNMIIKDNGRAISPVHIMDPPVPRVYNPEANREIMDENVHHRLRYDLTTHEVRDN; the protein is encoded by the exons ATGATTGAATGTGTTGTTTCTTatgacttgtggatttggcattcaTTTTTTGGTCCCGTTGGATCGAACAATGATGTCAATGTTTTGCAGCAGTCGCCGTTGTTTCAAAACGAGCGTAATGGATCCGCGCCAGACAGTTCATTTAGCGTAAATGGACATGATTACAAGCGCGGTTACTACCTTACCGATGGAATCTATCCTAGGTGGGCTGCGTTTGTTAAAGCTTATCCTCATCCAGTGGAACAAGATGAAAAGGAATTTAAAAGACTACAAGaggctgcaagaaaggatgttgaGCGAGCATTTGGTGTTCTCAAGGGAAAATGGAAAATCTTGGACCGTCCCCTTCGGCTATGGACAAAGGAGAAGATCAAAAAAGTCGTCGCTGCGTGTACTATactacacaacatgatcatcaaAGACAACGGACGAGCGATATCACCGGTTCATATTATGGATCCACCGGTGCCAAGAGTTTATAACCCGGAAGCAAACCGGGAGATAATGGACGAGAACGTGCATCATCGGCTCCGATACGATCTCACGACGCAT GAAGTCAGGGATAACTAG
- the LOC122592249 gene encoding uncharacterized protein LOC122592249, producing MDSSSSSSSFCVPPELDDSSTGSTFQFFNQVYAKLEDTGTSTDTRRYIDRDLEEAHAILMRDYFVEDSKFDEPFFRHRFHMSKRLFLKIVSDIEANFSYFQVGYDAWGKKSCSALQKCTAAIKQLSTGEPSDAYDEYLCMAARTGRETMEYFCDAVVNLYQKEFLRRPTSHDIALITQAHEERHHILGMLGSLDCTHIE from the coding sequence ATGGattcctcttcctcatcttcttcattttgtgtTCCACCGGAGTTAGACGATTCGTCTACGGGGAgtacttttcagttttttaatcAAGTGTACGCCAAGCTTGAAGATACCGGCACCTCTACCGACACTCGTAGGTATATTGATCGAGACCTAGAAGAAGCTCACGCGATACTAATGCGTGACTACTTCGTTGAAGACTCAAAGTTTGACGAACCATTTTTTCGTCATCGTTTTCACATGAGcaaaaggttgtttttgaagattgttaGTGATATTGAAGCTAACTTTAGCTACTTTCAAGTGGGGTACGACGCATGGGGTAAAAAAAGTTGCAGCGCTCTTCAAAAGTGCACAGCGGCGATCAAGCAACTATCTACGGGTGAACCTTCAGACGCGTATGATGAGTATTTATGTATGGCTGCTAGAACGGGACGCGAGACCATGGAGTACTTTTGTGATGCGGTCGTCAATTTGTATCAAAAAGAGTTCTTACGTAGGCCGACATCTCATGACATTGCTCTGATCACAcaagctcatgaagaaagacacCACATTCTAGGAATGCTTggtagtcttgattgtacacacatCGAATAG
- the LOC122585762 gene encoding zinc finger CCCH domain-containing protein 15: MQSYSDFPYTGNDNCKLWSSFTNDGGSFNDLHDSDDKKLYSSIFPTITPPHHFTNSTSVPPIVVDYSRRHSLDFAPFQDLIDRRNWCLTNLKLTTKEAEALRQENVNLQIANCELSKQLSQLQQQAVSISASASGYGNTSMLSKNSICDRFGRMRIGEKGKKVSDKRGVARGAENVDPVKKTDVERVKLPKSISVRSNVYLKTGQSGDGVAPRVRALDRAKTAADMQKVYICGKKEEEPLELQVFNQGMTKTELCNKWQQTGACPYGDHCQFAHGIEELRPVIRHPRYKTEVCRMVLAGDPCPYGHRCHFRHALTQEEKLMNRR, from the exons ATGCAGAGTTACTCTGATTTTCCGTACACCGGAAACGATAACTGTAAATTGTGGTCTTCTTTCACAAATGACGGTGGCTCATTTAATGATCTTCATGATTCTGATGACAAGAAACTATATTCGTCTATCTTCCCTACCATTACACCTCCACATCACTTCACAAACAGCACAAGTGTACCACCGATTGTAGTTGATTACAGCCGTAGGCATTCACTCGATTTTGCGCCTTTTCAAGACCTAATTGACAGGCGTAACTGGTGCCTTACTAACCTTAAGCTCACTACTAAAGAAGCTGAAGCACTCCGCCAAGAGAATGTTAATCTGCAGATAGCGAATTGTGAGTTAAGCAAGCAGTTATCTCAGTTACAACAACAAGCAGTTTCCATTTCAGCTTCTGCTTCAGGTTATGGTAATACAAGTATGCTTTCAAAGAATTCGATTTGTGACCGTTTTGGAAGGATGAGGATTGGAGAGAAAGGAAAGAAAGTGAGTGATAAACGAGGGGTGGCCCGTGGAGCTGAGAATGTGGATCCGGTTAAGAAGACAGATGTGGAGCGAGTCAAGTTGCCTAAGAGTATTTCTGTGAGGTCTAATGTCTACTTGAAGACTGGTCAATCCGGTGATGGTGTTGCCCCGCGGGTACGTGCTTTGGATCGGGCTAAAACTGCTGCAGATATG CAAAAGGTCTACATATGTGGAAAGAAAGAGGAGGAACCACTGGAACTACAGGTTTTCAACCAAGGCATGACAAAGACAGAGCTGTGCAACAAATGGCAGCAAACTGGTGCCTGCCCATATGGAGATCACTGTCAGTTTGCCCATGGCATTGAGGAGCTACGTCCAGTCATACGCCATCCCCGCTACAAAACAGAAGTCTGTAGAATGGTTCTTGCAGGTGACCCGTGTCCTTATGGCCACCGCTGTCATTTCCGGCATGCTCTCACCCAGGAGGAGAAACTGATGAACCGCCGTTGA